A section of the Octopus bimaculoides isolate UCB-OBI-ISO-001 chromosome 17, ASM119413v2, whole genome shotgun sequence genome encodes:
- the LOC106878636 gene encoding QRFP-like peptide receptor — translation MLSVLEIYESLPSWPFLMLFILYICVAVTGNVAVIIVVVSRKYMRTPANLYISSLSFADLIIALVVIGNTAKSFSKIYLEYSIYRCVLVPYFEVVAISASVLSLMAITVDRYQAVLQKRVSKTPLKFAAKIVGLVWLSAVLYGLRVIPQFYSKLKSSDDTEHQNRTSSNPPSKDNNARDELSDHNGNTSGIPRWSCDFFMEEDETDMVFRFFDFLILFVVPFIAMIVMYGRIISTLWRKKIPVGTGLRRKRRVAKMLLISVLVFMICWVPFYVQEFVGDGMIMTGKHVDRNVLAAFRIIFILVSFANCCLNPVIYAYYNNNFRYELKYMIRQKNKDQRHKHTFQVTPTSSRNGI, via the coding sequence ATGCTTTCTGTCCTGGAGATATACGAAAGCCTGCCATCATGGCCGTTtctgatgttgtttatactttataTCTGCGTGGCTGTTACCGGAAACGttgctgttatcattgttgttgtatcCCGGAAATATATGAGGACTCccgcaaatttatatatatcttccttgTCGTTTGCCGATCTAATAATTGCTCTTGTAGTCATTGGCAACACTGCGAAAAGcttcagcaaaatatatttagagtATAGTATATACCGTTGTGTATTGGTTCCATATTTCGAAGTGGTGGCCATATCAGCAAGTGTGTTGTCGTTAATGGCCATTACTGTTGATCGGTACCAAGCTGTTTTGCAAAAAAGAGTCAGTAAAACTCCTTTGAAATTCGCCGCCAAAATCGTTGGATTAGTCTGGCTGTCGGCCGTCCTCTATGGTCTTCGAGTCATCCCTCAGTTCTACAGCAAGCTGAAGTCTTCCGATGATACAGAACATCAGAACAGAACCAGCTCAAATCCCCCATCGAAAGATAACAACGCCAGGGATGAATTGTCTGACCACAATGGCAACACTTCAGGTATTCCCCGATGGTCATGTGACTTCTTCATGGAAGAAGACGAAACGGATATGGTATTCCGGTTTTTCGATTTTCTCATTCTCTTCGTTGTGCCTTTCATAGCAATGATCGTGATGTACGGACGCATTATATCAACCCTATGGCGAAAGAAAATACCCGTTGGTACCGGCCTTCGAAGAAAGCGAAGAGTCGCTAAGATGCTTCTGATAAGTGTTCTTGTCTTCATGATCTGCTGGGTACCGTTTTATGTGCAGGAATTTGTTGGTGACGGTATGATAATGACTGGAAAACATGTCGATAGAAATGTATTGGCAGCATTCCGAATAATATTCATTCTGGTTTCATTTGCCAACTGCTGTTTAAATCCGGTTATTTACGCCTATTATAACAACAATTTTCGATACGAGCTGAAATATATGattagacagaaaaataaagatcaaagacataaacatacattccaAGTGACACCAACAAGCAGTAGAAACGGTATATGA